A single window of Bacteroidia bacterium DNA harbors:
- a CDS encoding cation diffusion facilitator family transporter encodes MKIKLLWLSFGLAVALFVLKISTYFYTHSQMILTDALESIINIVASGFALFSVQWASRPKDTNHPYGHGKIEFFAAGLEGALIIIAGIGIIISSGYKLYTGQSEVQRLEIGIGLMLLSTIVNAFTGFLLLKQGKKQRSLVLIAEAKHILSDTYSSAAVILGLFTIQVTNWNILDSILSIGLAFYILWSGYKVVKQAILPLLDTADKAIIEDIVNTLKKNREPYWIDIHNLRVIQYGAHIHIDCHVTFPRYWTVEQSEAKQTYIEKLLDKHSPFSTDVFIHVDPCVNAHCRFCSVSNCPIRSESMVALPEWDIHTLTKEENHVNIIS; translated from the coding sequence ATGAAAATTAAACTACTTTGGCTTTCTTTTGGATTAGCCGTTGCGCTGTTTGTGCTCAAAATAAGCACATATTTTTATACACATTCTCAAATGATTCTCACAGATGCATTAGAAAGTATCATTAACATTGTAGCAAGCGGATTTGCTTTATTTAGCGTACAATGGGCATCTCGCCCCAAAGACACTAATCACCCTTATGGACATGGTAAAATAGAATTTTTTGCCGCAGGACTAGAAGGCGCATTGATTATTATAGCAGGAATAGGCATAATCATCAGCAGCGGATACAAGCTCTACACAGGTCAATCAGAAGTGCAAAGACTAGAAATAGGCATAGGACTTATGCTACTCTCCACCATAGTAAATGCTTTTACAGGTTTTCTCTTGCTCAAACAAGGTAAAAAGCAGCGAAGTTTAGTTTTAATAGCCGAAGCCAAGCATATTCTCTCCGATACTTACTCTTCTGCCGCAGTAATTTTGGGATTATTTACCATTCAAGTTACAAACTGGAATATTTTGGATAGTATTTTATCCATTGGATTAGCTTTTTACATTCTTTGGTCAGGATACAAAGTAGTCAAGCAAGCCATTTTACCCCTATTAGATACCGCAGATAAAGCTATAATTGAAGACATCGTAAATACGCTCAAAAAAAACAGAGAACCATATTGGATAGACATTCATAACTTACGCGTTATTCAGTACGGCGCACACATTCATATAGACTGCCATGTAACTTTTCCACGTTATTGGACGGTTGAGCAAAGTGAAGCTAAACAAACTTACATAGAAAAACTTTTAGACAAACACTCGCCATTTTCTACGGATGTTTTTATTCATGTTGACCCTTGTGTAAATGCTCATTGTCGTTTTTGTAGTGTTTCTAACTGTCCCATACGTAGTGAGAGTATGGTTGCTTTACCTGAATGGGATATACATACGCTAACCAAAGAAGAAAATCATGTCAATATCATTTCGTAG
- a CDS encoding acyl-CoA dehydrogenase family protein, with protein sequence MSASEKIAAPPFTAPDYYLVDELLTEEHKLIRDSVRQWVNEHIIPIIDEYCQRAETPKHLIPLMAQMGMFGPTIPQEYGGGGLDYISYGLIMQEIERGDSGIRSIASVQSSLVMFPIYAYGSEEQKRKYLPKLAKGEYIGCFGLTEPDFGSNPGGMLTNFKDMGDYYLLNGTKMWISNAPFADIAVVWAKNEEGRIHGLIVERGMEGFSTPEMKNKWSLRASATGELIFQDVKVPKSNLLPGVSGLRGPLSCLDNARYGIAWGAIGAAMACYDSALQYAKSRIQFDRPIAAYQLTQKKLAEMLTEITKAQLLAWRLGVLKNEGKATSAQISMAKRNNVYMALEVAREARQIHGGNGIMGEYPVMRHLMNLESVITYEGTHDIHLLITGMDITGIPAFRIDGKK encoded by the coding sequence ATGTCAGCATCTGAAAAAATAGCGGCGCCGCCTTTTACAGCGCCTGATTATTATTTAGTAGATGAATTATTGACAGAAGAGCATAAATTGATAAGGGATTCTGTCCGCCAGTGGGTAAATGAGCATATTATCCCAATCATTGATGAATATTGCCAAAGAGCAGAAACTCCCAAGCATTTAATACCTTTAATGGCACAAATGGGAATGTTTGGTCCTACCATACCACAAGAGTACGGAGGTGGGGGATTAGACTACATTTCTTACGGCTTAATAATGCAGGAGATTGAAAGGGGAGATTCAGGGATTCGCTCAATAGCATCAGTTCAAAGCTCTTTGGTCATGTTTCCAATTTATGCTTATGGTTCAGAAGAGCAAAAAAGAAAGTATTTACCCAAGTTAGCGAAAGGAGAATACATAGGTTGTTTTGGTTTAACAGAACCTGACTTTGGTTCAAATCCAGGGGGTATGCTCACTAATTTCAAAGATATGGGGGATTATTACTTACTCAATGGCACTAAGATGTGGATTTCTAATGCACCCTTTGCAGATATTGCTGTGGTATGGGCAAAGAATGAAGAAGGTAGAATTCACGGCTTAATTGTAGAGCGTGGCATGGAGGGCTTTTCTACCCCCGAAATGAAAAATAAATGGTCTTTGCGTGCTTCTGCCACAGGTGAGCTCATTTTTCAGGATGTCAAAGTACCTAAGTCTAACTTACTACCTGGAGTATCAGGATTGAGAGGACCTTTATCCTGCTTAGATAATGCAAGATATGGTATTGCTTGGGGTGCTATCGGTGCAGCTATGGCTTGTTACGACTCGGCGTTGCAATATGCAAAATCTCGTATTCAGTTTGATAGACCTATTGCAGCCTATCAGCTTACGCAGAAAAAATTAGCAGAGATGCTCACAGAGATTACCAAAGCTCAACTTTTAGCATGGCGGTTAGGCGTACTCAAAAATGAAGGTAAAGCCACTTCCGCACAAATTTCTATGGCAAAGCGAAACAATGTATACATGGCATTAGAAGTTGCGCGAGAAGCGCGTCAAATTCATGGTGGAAATGGAATTATGGGCGAATATCCTGTCATGCGGCATCTGATGAACCTTGAATCTGTGATTACTTACGAAGGTACTCACGATATTCATTTGCTTATTACAGGAATGGACATAACAGGTATTCCTGCTTTCAGAATTGATGGCAAAAAATAA
- a CDS encoding cbb3-type cytochrome c oxidase subunit II yields MLLERFKTIALVAGIGFFFLAVAIQLVLPMLLKGTQTDELINYKGEKVYAHPYTELEARGRKVYLREGCWYCHSQFVRPTINENAYYGPVSQEGEYAFDRPHTFGTRRIGPDLSREGGKRTDDWHIAHFYNPRYTVPQSLMPSFTWLFEGTELNADGERVPKMNADGAALLAYMQRLGKDIGEWRNYNVPTGTEIPTPTAITSEPMSVRIAKGKEIYEKKCSGCHGRMVIADKVADVEPDPQNKNRKLDALYYLRDLDMYVSETKLKQLEVNIQKFDFSWLKQVLLVPNVENIYFKYRGMLPRPKEWWDTIQMKKNKSKGEYMIYFNGPADPFLKPKPRYFEQGIYKFRSTDASSLPLDWDIYRTLVKGLAGSSMPSWHDHTVGYKMSDVDKWYVIDYIKTFSPRYAKEKPGKKVSIPDNEPPRTRETEKMGRAVYIIQQCWQCHGGDGHADGPAADQYNFHASLDAWGGKLKIANYNNGIFKGGGDSWSLYRHLTAGIAGGPMPVYADANFMVITKSILSDEFLNSIASAVNNQGKAMFTKEDVELVKGFLEKLPTKKQFDSLPEYERLTRAQQYKWYLIHYIQSLAEKNSAHTLHYNYDGMLGINPDYTNFNERERLYKLYVRDREMEKKRREEFLKSKGKKDAVKPKEPEPPKDEQNKKQ; encoded by the coding sequence ATGTTACTGGAAAGATTCAAGACCATTGCATTAGTAGCAGGCATAGGTTTTTTCTTCCTTGCTGTAGCCATTCAGCTTGTGTTACCAATGTTACTCAAAGGTACGCAAACAGATGAACTCATCAACTACAAAGGAGAAAAAGTCTATGCTCACCCCTATACTGAATTAGAAGCAAGGGGGCGCAAAGTATACTTACGTGAAGGATGCTGGTATTGCCATTCGCAATTCGTTAGACCTACTATCAATGAAAATGCATACTACGGTCCTGTATCCCAAGAAGGTGAATACGCATTTGACAGACCTCATACCTTTGGAACACGCCGCATAGGTCCAGATTTAAGCCGTGAAGGAGGTAAAAGAACAGATGATTGGCACATTGCTCATTTTTATAACCCTCGCTATACCGTACCTCAAAGCTTGATGCCTTCTTTCACTTGGTTATTTGAAGGTACAGAACTCAATGCAGATGGAGAACGCGTACCTAAAATGAACGCAGATGGCGCAGCTCTCTTGGCTTACATGCAAAGACTCGGTAAAGATATCGGTGAGTGGAGAAATTACAATGTTCCAACAGGTACTGAAATTCCTACTCCCACTGCAATCACATCAGAACCCATGAGTGTCAGAATTGCGAAAGGCAAAGAGATATATGAAAAGAAATGCTCAGGATGCCATGGTAGAATGGTTATTGCGGACAAAGTGGCTGATGTAGAACCTGACCCTCAAAACAAAAATCGCAAGCTTGACGCACTTTATTACCTACGCGATTTAGACATGTACGTCAGCGAAACCAAGTTAAAACAATTAGAGGTCAATATTCAAAAGTTCGACTTCTCTTGGCTCAAACAAGTCCTACTAGTTCCTAATGTAGAGAACATTTACTTTAAGTATCGTGGAATGCTACCTCGCCCAAAAGAATGGTGGGATACAATTCAAATGAAGAAAAACAAAAGCAAAGGAGAGTACATGATCTATTTCAATGGACCCGCAGACCCATTCTTAAAACCCAAACCCCGCTACTTTGAGCAAGGTATTTACAAGTTCCGTTCTACCGATGCTTCTTCTCTACCTCTGGACTGGGACATCTATCGTACTTTGGTCAAAGGCTTAGCAGGTTCCTCTATGCCCTCTTGGCATGACCACACTGTGGGCTACAAAATGAGCGATGTAGACAAATGGTACGTAATTGATTACATTAAAACTTTCTCACCTCGCTATGCCAAAGAAAAACCTGGTAAAAAAGTAAGTATCCCTGATAACGAACCTCCTCGCACACGCGAAACAGAAAAAATGGGAAGAGCAGTGTATATTATTCAGCAATGCTGGCAATGTCATGGCGGTGATGGACACGCAGATGGCCCCGCTGCTGACCAATATAACTTCCACGCCAGCTTAGATGCTTGGGGAGGTAAACTCAAAATTGCCAACTATAACAACGGTATATTCAAAGGTGGAGGAGACTCATGGTCATTATACAGACACTTGACCGCAGGTATTGCAGGAGGTCCCATGCCTGTTTATGCCGATGCTAACTTCATGGTAATTACAAAAAGCATCCTATCCGATGAATTCCTCAACTCTATCGCATCGGCAGTAAATAATCAAGGTAAAGCAATGTTTACCAAAGAGGATGTAGAGCTGGTCAAAGGATTCTTAGAAAAACTCCCTACTAAAAAACAATTTGACTCTTTACCTGAATATGAGAGACTTACTCGCGCACAGCAATACAAATGGTATTTAATACACTACATTCAATCCCTTGCTGAAAAGAACTCTGCGCATACCTTGCACTATAATTATGATGGCATGTTAGGAATTAACCCTGATTACACTAACTTTAATGAAAGAGAGCGCCTATATAAACTCTATGTAAGAGATAGAGAAATGGAAAAGAAACGCAGAGAAGAGTTCTTAAAAAGCAAAGGTAAAAAGGATGCTGTGAAGCCCAAAGAACCAGAACCTCCAAAGGATGAGCAAAATAAAAAGCAGTAA
- a CDS encoding CHAT domain-containing protein, which yields MKVCRICLLSLLLLTCINATAQSKKVNLSKADLLVHKQHFKKAFDYAAKKHQQYIRKNPNDTLVGYLAAKTGYYALLAKKYDKAHQYALEAEGFYQNRSLTRHYMYAYVNTLLGAIELAKHQYKKTDSYLEKGLSIIENNLQNQPEIDIRNAEVYRTYAFTLETLLRLQIERQELQKAIQTAQKLCTINEKFTKQRKLERTKSIPQARYGVGLSLYARALHLKQDFNAADSVFYLASKQINRALSKKSEAYYTHLLYHSDSYLAKGDYSKAYNRAKEALNIATHKFGKKSTQRIATQIQIAKVNYTRKRYNAILKDFRKFSKYKPRKKQDPLQWSQAMLWIAMAEYQTKRPKSANTHFQRALKYAKQKYPTTSWEYTQILNQVYQYYLTIKDYGSAEQTLNQIMQNIEEYMGKNYLAYALYEDELGKLYMEKLAQYKEALPLLKDAYQYKNTEIKHNSESYISTATALARLLQNIGQYSEAVPVFEEVKNLREQNIGRRKNILYALAVSDLAVIKADMGKYDEANKLITQLGDPEEYKAGNNLVAYNKFLENIADMYRKTGKYKEAEDILMKSFRTSKKADAQVQAANSVVALADLYVSLGKYDDAEPLCDKAIELVAQRNGKNSLEYANVLNTKAKLLYYMGRYTEAAPISTEATKIIKEKVGEKQKVYVESLGIETDIYVAIGDYEKSEQQAKTMLYLNEQLGGKNTLEYAKTLIRLGKIAYLQGVNVLASEAKNSKAEAQRLFQVSEKYYTDGINIMQNVLKENKLEYSLALTDLANLYAVTQRDKEAEETYKKAIEIEKSQVGDKNPRYATALFNLAQFYTSRGKYTESGELYEKVLEIREENLPEGHPDYTDALMGYAGYAWRTNDLKNAEKSFTNAITQYQKQIKTYFPALTEIERVKYITKLKFQFDEFISFAFDQIDRNPNLLGFVYNHQLQTKALIFNTSTKIRRRIMNSGDSTLIMKYQLWLEKREELARVLNMSKEKIQAEGINQAQLENELDDLEKELSLLSEEFARNYERKNYTWKDVQKQLGKNDAAVEIIRFKCTHGKYKDSICYAYLIVDKKTKKAPSYVLETDGRAMEKMHILAYRRSVKNAIDDPYSYGVFWEKIDKKVGNKMNLYVSSDGVYHQLNLNTLLQPDGKYVIENHNIRLVSNTKDLVEYKKLEKSRTSNSATFFGYPDYNAKIIIPKNEIKSDELKEYKLAELPGTKEEISDISKLCAEKNINPKMYLGTEASEEMIKKAAKNPAILHIATHGFFLAQTNRGRELGINTEAAAKHPLLRSGLMLAGANLAINNELDQESNNGILTAYEAMNLDLNNTELVVMSACETGLGEVRNGEGVFGLQRSFMAAGAKATLMSLWKVSDAATKELMILFYKYWLHEDLPKHVAFRKAQLELKNKYPHPKYWGAFVMVGM from the coding sequence ATGAAAGTATGCCGCATTTGCCTGCTTAGCCTGCTCTTGCTTACATGTATCAATGCTACCGCTCAATCTAAAAAGGTCAATTTATCTAAAGCCGACTTGCTTGTGCATAAACAGCACTTTAAAAAAGCATTTGACTATGCGGCTAAAAAACATCAACAGTACATCAGAAAAAATCCCAATGACACCTTAGTAGGATACCTAGCAGCTAAAACAGGATACTACGCCCTTTTAGCCAAAAAATATGACAAAGCACATCAATACGCCTTAGAAGCAGAAGGATTTTACCAAAATAGAAGTTTAACACGGCATTACATGTATGCTTATGTCAATACCCTGTTGGGCGCTATTGAATTAGCTAAGCATCAGTACAAAAAAACGGATAGTTATTTGGAGAAAGGTTTATCTATAATAGAAAACAACCTACAAAACCAACCTGAAATAGATATAAGAAACGCCGAAGTTTATCGTACATACGCTTTTACCTTAGAAACTTTACTTCGTTTGCAGATAGAAAGACAAGAACTACAAAAGGCTATCCAAACAGCCCAAAAGCTTTGCACTATAAACGAAAAATTTACAAAACAACGTAAGTTAGAGCGAACTAAGTCTATTCCCCAAGCACGTTACGGTGTAGGATTAAGTTTATACGCCCGAGCTCTACATTTGAAACAGGACTTTAACGCAGCAGATAGTGTGTTTTACCTTGCTAGTAAACAAATTAACCGCGCTTTATCTAAAAAATCAGAGGCTTACTATACTCATCTGCTTTACCACTCTGATAGCTATCTTGCCAAAGGAGATTATTCTAAAGCCTACAACCGTGCTAAAGAAGCACTAAATATTGCCACACATAAGTTTGGTAAAAAGAGTACCCAAAGGATAGCTACTCAAATTCAAATTGCAAAAGTGAATTACACTCGAAAGCGATATAATGCTATTCTCAAAGATTTCAGGAAATTCTCTAAATACAAACCTCGCAAAAAGCAAGATCCCTTACAATGGTCGCAAGCTATGTTATGGATAGCTATGGCAGAGTATCAAACAAAACGCCCTAAGTCTGCTAATACACACTTTCAAAGAGCCTTAAAATATGCAAAACAAAAATACCCTACAACTTCATGGGAATACACACAAATTCTTAACCAAGTATATCAATACTACCTGACTATCAAAGACTACGGCAGCGCAGAGCAAACTCTAAACCAAATTATGCAAAACATTGAGGAGTATATGGGTAAGAATTATTTAGCTTATGCTTTGTATGAAGATGAGTTGGGTAAGCTTTACATGGAAAAATTAGCACAATACAAAGAAGCACTCCCCTTGCTTAAAGACGCTTATCAATACAAAAATACAGAAATTAAGCATAACTCTGAAAGTTATATCAGCACTGCTACTGCATTAGCAAGGTTATTACAGAATATAGGTCAGTATTCTGAAGCTGTACCTGTGTTTGAAGAGGTCAAAAATTTAAGAGAGCAGAATATAGGTCGGCGAAAAAATATTTTGTATGCCTTAGCTGTATCGGATTTAGCTGTGATAAAAGCAGACATGGGCAAATACGATGAAGCTAATAAACTGATTACCCAATTGGGCGACCCCGAAGAGTACAAAGCAGGTAATAACTTAGTGGCATATAACAAGTTCCTTGAAAACATTGCAGACATGTACCGTAAAACAGGTAAATACAAAGAAGCAGAAGATATTTTAATGAAATCTTTCAGAACTTCAAAAAAAGCCGATGCGCAAGTTCAAGCAGCTAATTCTGTGGTCGCCTTAGCCGATTTATATGTGTCCTTAGGCAAATATGATGATGCCGAACCTCTTTGCGACAAGGCTATTGAATTAGTAGCCCAAAGAAATGGAAAGAATAGTTTAGAGTACGCAAACGTTCTCAATACAAAAGCTAAGCTTTTGTACTACATGGGTAGATACACAGAAGCAGCACCTATTAGCACAGAAGCCACAAAAATCATTAAAGAAAAAGTGGGCGAAAAACAAAAGGTATACGTTGAATCTTTAGGTATAGAAACAGATATTTATGTTGCTATTGGAGATTACGAAAAATCTGAACAACAAGCTAAAACAATGCTCTATCTTAATGAGCAATTAGGAGGTAAAAACACATTAGAATACGCCAAAACTTTGATTAGATTAGGTAAAATTGCATACTTACAGGGTGTAAATGTACTAGCATCAGAAGCTAAAAACAGCAAAGCCGAAGCACAAAGATTATTTCAAGTTTCAGAGAAGTATTATACCGATGGCATAAATATCATGCAAAATGTGCTAAAAGAGAATAAGTTAGAATATAGCTTAGCCCTTACAGACTTAGCGAATTTGTATGCAGTTACTCAAAGAGATAAAGAAGCAGAAGAAACATATAAGAAAGCGATTGAAATAGAAAAAAGCCAAGTAGGTGATAAAAATCCAAGATATGCCACTGCTTTGTTCAATCTTGCACAGTTTTATACTTCCAGAGGTAAATACACAGAATCAGGTGAGTTGTATGAGAAGGTACTAGAGATTCGTGAAGAAAATTTGCCTGAAGGACACCCTGATTATACCGATGCACTTATGGGCTATGCAGGTTATGCTTGGCGTACTAATGATCTCAAAAATGCAGAAAAATCTTTCACTAATGCCATTACACAGTATCAAAAACAAATCAAAACATATTTTCCTGCACTAACTGAAATTGAGCGTGTTAAATACATTACAAAACTTAAATTCCAATTTGATGAATTTATTTCTTTTGCTTTTGACCAAATTGACCGAAATCCTAACTTACTTGGTTTTGTGTACAATCATCAACTACAAACTAAAGCCCTTATTTTTAATACTTCTACCAAAATCCGCCGTAGAATCATGAACAGCGGAGATAGTACGTTGATAATGAAGTATCAACTATGGTTAGAAAAAAGAGAAGAACTTGCCCGCGTACTCAATATGAGTAAAGAGAAAATTCAAGCGGAAGGAATTAACCAAGCTCAGCTGGAAAATGAGCTAGATGATTTAGAAAAAGAACTGTCTTTACTTTCTGAAGAGTTTGCCCGAAACTACGAACGTAAAAACTATACTTGGAAAGATGTACAAAAGCAATTAGGTAAAAATGATGCTGCCGTAGAGATTATTCGCTTCAAATGTACGCATGGTAAGTACAAAGACTCTATTTGCTACGCGTATTTGATTGTAGATAAAAAAACTAAAAAAGCACCTAGCTATGTATTAGAAACCGATGGCAGAGCTATGGAAAAAATGCACATTCTTGCGTATCGTAGGTCGGTCAAGAATGCTATTGATGATCCATATTCTTATGGAGTGTTTTGGGAGAAAATAGATAAAAAAGTGGGCAATAAGATGAATTTGTACGTGTCTTCTGATGGAGTGTATCATCAACTTAACTTAAATACTCTGCTACAACCTGATGGTAAGTATGTAATTGAAAACCATAATATTCGTTTAGTAAGTAACACAAAAGACCTTGTTGAATACAAAAAATTGGAGAAATCTCGGACTTCAAATAGTGCAACTTTTTTTGGCTACCCTGACTACAACGCAAAAATTATCATTCCTAAAAATGAAATAAAATCTGATGAGCTTAAAGAATATAAATTAGCTGAATTACCTGGTACTAAAGAAGAAATAAGCGATATTTCCAAGCTATGTGCAGAAAAAAACATTAACCCTAAAATGTATCTCGGTACAGAAGCTTCTGAAGAAATGATTAAAAAAGCGGCTAAAAATCCTGCTATTTTACACATTGCTACACACGGTTTCTTTTTAGCGCAGACTAACCGCGGTCGTGAATTAGGTATCAATACAGAAGCTGCGGCTAAGCATCCACTTTTACGTTCAGGGCTTATGTTAGCAGGTGCGAACTTAGCTATCAACAACGAATTAGATCAGGAAAGCAACAACGGTATTCTTACAGCTTACGAAGCCATGAATTTAGACTTGAATAATACAGAGTTGGTTGTAATGAGCGCTTGCGAAACAGGCTTGGGCGAAGTACGTAATGGTGAGGGAGTATTTGGTTTACAGCGTTCTTTCATGGCTGCGGGGGCAAAAGCTACCTTAATGAGCTTATGGAAAGTTAGTGACGCTGCTACGAAAGAATTGATGATATTGTTCTATAAATACTGGCTACATGAGGATTTACCTAAGCACGTTGCTTTTCGCAAAGCACAATTGGAGCTCAAAAATAAGTATCCTCATCCTAAGTATTGGGGTGCTTTTGTAATGGTTGGAATGTGA
- a CDS encoding ABC transporter substrate-binding protein: MEPLFRMVIASFVVSISIALDLHGQEQSVHIRVSKNIEALHPLIKHSLVDNSIAKHIFYPLLDIEPKTHLYTPIVLKALPAVVEGGRAKIYEIRENAAWSDGKPITAYDVLFTLKAVLCPNLSTYRWKDNVKMIENFEIDINNSKIFKITVSSSNFTLTGLPIYPEHIYDKNAWLKGYSLSEIAKMKSKTVPMEIAKFEQQFVSSEMKRVAVGAGPYKVKQWIDNNILVLERIPNWWGNGLDSSKEWFNINARELHYEIVSDLVMTTVAFKLQQLDIWYDIPAKEFNDLQKLDSNYYHFALRKVPTLSYEYVAINNRPKDQSKKFLSDPNVRKAFAHAINIESMQKQVLKGYGYRICCPFVPQKKSSYSKEISCVEYSPQEAKKYFALAGWLDTNNDGILDQYSNGERVNLKVTLLVNKEDAYDRKIAHFIIKDLQSAGVEIESEEVDSETELLRVQEGDYDLAIVSYHDKPGPAHPRHSWHSQGAYNITGFSNTQVDAVIEKIEKSKDITEKEKLFLEFNTIWAKEQPAILLWQKEMLIAVSDKYKSYNFSMAFDNYVGFNPSSFFMPAEVQR, encoded by the coding sequence ATGGAACCATTATTCAGAATGGTCATAGCCTCTTTTGTAGTAAGCATAAGTATTGCTCTAGATTTACATGGTCAAGAACAATCCGTCCATATCAGAGTTTCTAAAAACATAGAGGCATTGCATCCTTTAATAAAACATAGCCTGGTGGACAATAGTATTGCTAAGCACATTTTTTATCCCTTATTAGATATTGAGCCTAAAACGCATCTTTATACGCCAATTGTACTCAAAGCTTTACCTGCGGTAGTAGAAGGCGGGCGAGCAAAAATATATGAAATTAGGGAAAATGCTGCTTGGTCAGATGGAAAGCCAATAACTGCTTATGATGTTCTTTTTACCTTAAAAGCTGTTTTATGCCCAAATTTAAGTACATATAGATGGAAAGATAATGTCAAAATGATAGAAAACTTTGAAATAGATATTAACAATTCTAAAATATTCAAAATTACTGTAAGCAGCTCTAACTTTACACTAACAGGGTTGCCAATCTATCCCGAGCATATTTATGATAAGAATGCCTGGCTTAAAGGCTATTCTTTAAGCGAAATAGCTAAAATGAAATCTAAAACTGTTCCTATGGAAATTGCTAAATTTGAACAACAATTTGTATCTTCTGAAATGAAAAGAGTAGCCGTCGGTGCAGGACCATACAAAGTGAAACAATGGATAGATAATAATATTTTAGTTTTAGAGCGAATACCTAATTGGTGGGGTAATGGATTAGACAGTAGCAAAGAATGGTTCAACATCAATGCTCGTGAACTTCATTATGAGATAGTGTCTGACTTAGTAATGACTACAGTTGCATTTAAGTTGCAGCAGTTGGATATTTGGTACGATATTCCCGCAAAGGAATTCAATGATCTTCAAAAATTAGACAGTAACTATTACCATTTTGCTTTGAGGAAAGTGCCTACCTTATCGTATGAATACGTTGCCATTAACAACAGACCAAAAGACCAGAGTAAAAAATTTCTTTCAGATCCTAATGTGAGAAAGGCATTTGCGCATGCTATTAACATTGAAAGCATGCAAAAACAAGTCCTCAAGGGGTATGGATACCGAATCTGCTGTCCTTTTGTACCACAAAAAAAATCAAGCTATTCAAAAGAAATTTCATGCGTGGAATATAGCCCACAAGAAGCCAAAAAATATTTTGCATTAGCAGGTTGGTTAGATACGAATAATGATGGAATTTTGGACCAATACTCTAATGGTGAAAGAGTCAATCTCAAAGTTACTCTACTAGTTAATAAGGAAGATGCTTATGATAGAAAAATAGCACACTTTATTATCAAGGATTTACAAAGCGCAGGGGTAGAAATAGAATCAGAAGAAGTAGATAGTGAAACAGAGTTATTAAGAGTTCAAGAAGGAGATTATGACTTGGCGATTGTATCCTATCATGATAAACCAGGACCCGCGCACCCGAGACATTCATGGCATTCACAAGGGGCGTATAACATTACAGGTTTTTCTAATACACAAGTTGATGCTGTCATAGAAAAAATTGAAAAGTCAAAAGATATTACAGAAAAAGAAAAATTATTTTTAGAGTTTAATACAATTTGGGCAAAGGAACAGCCCGCTATCCTATTATGGCAAAAAGAAATGTTAATTGCAGTTAGCGATAAATACAAAAGCTACAATTTTTCAATGGCTTTTGATAATTATGTTGGCTTTAATCCTAGCAGTTTTTTTATGCCAGCAGAGGTGCAGCGGTAG
- a CDS encoding RNA methyltransferase, which translates to MKSFGKQEVTGIGILYPEHKENVGTLWRSAMIFGVDFIFTIGRKYFKQTSDVFESYKSVPCFFYTDFEDFYAHLPYSCRLVGVEMHEKAQPIEEFDHFAQSVYLLGSEHSGISPKILERCHAIIQLPKGNYNVAMAGTIVLYDRYLKNQWKRTKV; encoded by the coding sequence ATGAAGTCCTTCGGGAAGCAAGAAGTTACAGGTATCGGAATATTGTATCCTGAACATAAAGAAAACGTAGGAACACTATGGCGGTCAGCTATGATATTCGGAGTAGATTTTATCTTTACCATCGGGCGAAAGTATTTCAAGCAAACTTCTGACGTATTTGAAAGCTACAAGTCTGTACCTTGTTTTTTCTATACTGATTTTGAGGATTTTTACGCACATTTACCGTATAGTTGCCGTTTAGTAGGTGTAGAAATGCACGAAAAAGCCCAGCCTATTGAAGAATTTGACCATTTTGCTCAAAGTGTATATCTGTTAGGTTCTGAACATTCAGGCATCTCTCCCAAGATATTAGAACGCTGCCATGCCATTATACAGCTACCCAAAGGAAATTACAACGTAGCTATGGCAGGAACAATTGTTCTGTATGACCGTTATCTCAAAAATCAATGGAAAAGAACGAAAGTATGA